From the genome of Virgibacillus siamensis, one region includes:
- the glpX gene encoding class II fructose-bisphosphatase: MKSLIPDILGVTEAAAMASYPYIGKRDKIAADSAATNAMRLKLNQMNMSGTVVIGEGEIDEAPMLYIGEELGTEYGPSVDIAVDPIEGTTPVANNQDNAITVIAVAPKGTLLHAPDMYMKKIAVNSNAKGTIDIDDPLEDNLRAVAKANNKRIEELTVAIQDRPRHRKYVNIINKAGANVHLFRDGDVIYATATCMNNPDIDMFFGIGGAPEGVLASVAVKCLGGEMQAKLLPQNDIEHNRCLEMGLSNPETVLRHNQLVGTDECIFAATGVTDSLLINGMKSADGKYRTHSILLNGMEKRLSFIESNHPSVMTV, translated from the coding sequence GTGAAATCATTGATACCAGATATTTTAGGAGTAACGGAAGCGGCAGCGATGGCGTCATATCCTTACATTGGCAAAAGGGATAAAATAGCTGCAGATTCAGCTGCCACAAATGCAATGCGCTTAAAATTAAACCAAATGAACATGTCTGGAACCGTTGTTATCGGGGAAGGGGAAATTGACGAGGCGCCAATGCTTTATATAGGTGAGGAATTGGGTACGGAATATGGGCCATCTGTTGATATTGCAGTTGATCCAATCGAGGGTACAACCCCGGTTGCCAATAATCAAGACAATGCTATTACTGTCATAGCTGTTGCTCCAAAAGGAACACTGCTTCATGCCCCTGACATGTATATGAAAAAAATAGCTGTTAATTCAAATGCAAAAGGAACGATCGATATTGATGATCCACTGGAGGATAATCTGAGAGCAGTTGCCAAGGCAAACAATAAACGGATAGAAGAACTGACTGTTGCTATTCAAGATCGTCCGAGACACCGAAAATATGTTAATATAATTAATAAAGCGGGAGCAAATGTGCATCTTTTTCGTGATGGTGATGTTATTTATGCAACTGCAACCTGTATGAATAATCCGGATATCGACATGTTTTTCGGGATTGGCGGGGCACCTGAAGGGGTTCTGGCTTCTGTAGCTGTGAAATGTCTAGGCGGAGAAATGCAAGCCAAACTTCTTCCGCAAAATGATATTGAGCATAACAGGTGTTTGGAGATGGGTTTAAGTAATCCGGAGACAGTATTAAGACATAATCAATTGGTAGGTACAGATGAATGTATTTTTGCTGCAACCGGGGTGACGGATAGTTTATTAATAAACGGTATGAAATCGGCTGACGGAAAATACAGGACACATTCCATTTTGTTAAATGGGATGGAGAAAAGACTAAGCTTTATAGAAAGTAACCATCCATCGGTAATGACGGTGTGA
- a CDS encoding DeoR/GlpR family DNA-binding transcription regulator gives MKMFATERRNKIINLLYNQKRITVKELASQIGVSEATLRTDLTKMENDGLLTRTHGGAVLNEDENNDTSFSVRKRKNKKEKMQIAIQAYKEIEEKQCIMLDASSTALELARYLKSKPIRLTVLTSGIQTALELSDNPDITVIMIGGVVTNKSTSIEGKLGIDILNHVNIDIMFTSANGFSPENGLTDFNLYEVELKKEVLQRSKKVIAIIDSSKIGTTSSGVFARTEQINTLITDKPVENNITEELAKRGIEIIFPE, from the coding sequence ATGAAAATGTTCGCTACCGAAAGACGAAACAAAATCATAAATCTTTTATACAACCAAAAACGAATAACCGTGAAAGAATTAGCATCACAAATCGGAGTATCTGAGGCTACATTACGGACTGATTTAACAAAAATGGAAAATGACGGCCTGCTGACAAGAACACATGGCGGGGCAGTTCTGAATGAGGATGAAAACAACGATACAAGCTTTTCTGTACGGAAAAGAAAAAATAAAAAGGAAAAAATGCAAATAGCCATACAAGCTTATAAAGAAATTGAGGAAAAACAATGTATCATGCTGGATGCCAGTTCAACCGCACTGGAACTGGCCCGCTATTTGAAAAGTAAACCTATACGTTTAACCGTCCTGACCAGCGGAATCCAAACCGCACTGGAGCTGAGTGATAATCCGGATATAACAGTAATAATGATTGGTGGAGTAGTGACAAATAAGTCCACTTCGATTGAAGGGAAGCTAGGAATTGATATTTTAAACCATGTAAATATTGATATAATGTTTACCTCGGCGAACGGTTTTTCGCCTGAAAATGGACTGACTGACTTCAATTTGTATGAGGTGGAATTGAAAAAAGAGGTACTGCAACGATCAAAAAAAGTAATCGCCATCATTGATTCTTCCAAAATTGGCACAACATCCAGCGGAGTCTTTGCAAGGACGGAACAAATCAATACGTTAATTACCGATAAACCGGTTGAAAATAATATAACCGAGGAACTTGCAAAACGCGGCATTGAAATAATCTTTCCTGAATGA
- a CDS encoding MDR/zinc-dependent alcohol dehydrogenase-like family protein: MDKTFEKEDQKVAVVPETMRAIVAYGPQDYRLEEVQTPNLENDKEIIIEVEGCGICAGDIKAYDGAPSFWGDETQPAYIKAPMIPGHEFIGRIVQKGDEVTDYEVGDRVISEQIVPCWDCRFCNRGQYWMCEKHDLYGFQNNVNGGMAEYMKFTKEAINYKVPEDLPLEKAILIEPYACSMHAVQRAQVQLGDFVVLSGAGTLGLGMVGAIKKSGPQKLIVLDLKEDRLELAKKFGADIVMNPAEVDVVQKIKDMTDGYGCDTYIEATGHPKSVEQGLHMIRKLGRFVEFSVFGDPVTVDWSIISDRKELDLLGSHLGPYCYDLVIDGISKGDLPTEGVVTHQLKLEEFEKGFELMKKGDRSLKIVLKP; this comes from the coding sequence ATGGATAAAACATTTGAGAAAGAGGACCAAAAGGTAGCTGTTGTGCCTGAAACAATGAGGGCCATTGTCGCATACGGACCACAGGATTATAGATTGGAAGAAGTTCAAACACCAAACCTGGAAAATGACAAGGAAATTATTATTGAAGTGGAAGGCTGTGGAATTTGTGCGGGCGATATTAAAGCATATGATGGTGCGCCAAGTTTTTGGGGGGATGAAACGCAACCCGCTTATATAAAGGCACCGATGATTCCAGGGCATGAATTTATTGGACGAATTGTTCAAAAAGGTGATGAAGTAACTGATTATGAAGTGGGGGATCGGGTTATTTCCGAACAAATTGTGCCGTGCTGGGATTGTCGTTTTTGTAACAGAGGTCAATATTGGATGTGTGAAAAACATGATCTTTACGGATTTCAAAACAATGTAAACGGTGGTATGGCGGAATACATGAAATTTACGAAGGAGGCAATCAATTACAAGGTGCCGGAAGATCTTCCGCTTGAAAAAGCAATTTTAATCGAGCCATATGCCTGCAGTATGCACGCTGTACAGAGAGCACAGGTTCAATTGGGGGATTTTGTGGTGTTATCAGGTGCAGGCACACTTGGGCTTGGCATGGTTGGCGCCATCAAAAAGTCAGGACCGCAAAAGTTAATCGTTCTTGATTTAAAAGAGGATCGTCTGGAATTGGCCAAAAAGTTTGGAGCCGATATTGTCATGAACCCCGCTGAAGTTGATGTTGTTCAAAAAATTAAAGATATGACGGACGGCTACGGGTGTGATACTTATATTGAAGCGACGGGACATCCGAAATCAGTAGAGCAGGGATTGCACATGATCCGGAAATTGGGCCGGTTTGTAGAGTTTAGTGTATTTGGTGACCCTGTAACAGTGGACTGGAGTATAATTAGTGACCGGAAAGAACTTGATCTGCTTGGTTCACACTTAGGACCGTATTGCTATGACCTGGTCATTGATGGGATTTCAAAAGGAGATTTGCCGACTGAAGGAGTGGTGACACACCAATTGAAATTAGAGGAATTTGAAAAGGGATTTGAGCTTATGAAAAAAGGTGACCGGTCGTTGAAAATTGTGTTAAAGCCATAA
- a CDS encoding endo-alpha-N-acetylgalactosaminidase family protein, whose translation MAKKIMRKASIVLLACMLLIPYSFTNVIPSAHATGNDETETTTGKETQGSYQKKITDDNLEEGDFKIIQGDGTLTYHDDGSVTFGVTSSGKNKIVYQNTDEIKNGTFETDIKPDTDLNRFGVIYRVQDSSAYSYVGTGDRNNQYFHEIFGPNNKWTSMTKGTPLKAGQTYHLRVRFIDNSATLYINDEKMGSWSQSGGVDEAGLIGLEKSRGAANITISNVSISEYTPPEPPETDPVKSTLSSDYMDVTIDEVFPRVMNYTVGNRVMNGQTTPVYGLKVNNMLYYPEVEFEKVSDQEAIYTLKVKDEFAGLDAEFTLSLQVDGNHVIYSFDEITNNGDAVIEKIQFADMNFISVNASQSGAKAKLTNLSSDVTKPGDVSVKVDESMKNIGSSKGYYTAFLSTDGLSAGVWSSSEVNGYHKLIASRYTNENGDKAIGIGSNSLFYHREFMPKPSSNKPVVKIAIAKDINNDNTVDWQDSAIEYRDIMQDIKGWEKVNNLIGYRIAMNFGSQAQQPFLKTLDNIKKVALSTDGLGQAVLLKGYASEGHDSAHPDYGDVGERMGGKEDLNTLIREAHNFNTSIGVHINAQEAYPEADAFSEKLINSPQAKGWGWLDQAYTIDKIWDLASGSRAERMDKLKAAAPGLDFIYLDVWYQDQWESNRVAEQIMERGWRVTTEFGTSIPNYSTWQHWAVDKNYGGPASKGINSTVLRFISNHQKDSWVLNWPEAGGTADHPLLGGFQLAGFEGWQSDKNYDHFIRKTFNVNLPTKFLQKYYITDWEKVEGDPTETNLSKQITLKDPSNGDKVVVTRKDNSRERIITLNGNVVLDGHKYLIPWIEQDFETPTPESNKLYHWNAAGGESTWTLPDEYKGVDSLKVYKLTDQGRTDMQEVDVVNNQITLNAEAETPYVVVKEGNDGPEVDKWSTGNHVHDSGFNTGTVDDRFTNIKGDKEAVDVKRTSKNGDARNLSSGDYYLNIDSPSEKTTVTRKLTDLEHGKDYVAEVYVENKSDAKASISVKSGRERVSNFTLRSLQKNYVKADSHATNDGYNSKMQRMQVSFTATGKNAKLTLSREAGEGSTEFDDIRIVQKSLDNHVSEDVFQQDFETVVQGIYPFVIGNTEGVQDNRIHLSELHAPYTQKGWAGKLVDDVIDGNWSLKVNTGANGLVYRTIPQHFHFEPGVTYKVSFDYQTTADSYRFISGDQAIDVHQIENAEGLTSNELLSSSTKTKTASFMITGSENGQTYIGIFNDGTQVNMHTGKGTFILDNLRIEETGVSDVSDIISIINELDKDGAFNNDKTVHALKVHLRPIKQLEKNELADKVVKHLKKYKELLNQKKEEGFMTNLAYKSLMDSTSTLMNEWQQ comes from the coding sequence GTGGCTAAAAAAATTATGCGAAAAGCATCAATTGTATTACTGGCATGTATGTTATTGATACCCTATTCGTTTACGAACGTTATTCCTTCAGCACATGCAACCGGCAATGATGAGACAGAAACTACTACTGGGAAGGAAACGCAGGGAAGTTACCAGAAGAAAATTACAGACGATAATCTGGAAGAGGGCGATTTTAAAATTATTCAAGGTGATGGAACACTCACATATCATGATGATGGATCGGTTACTTTTGGCGTTACATCGTCCGGCAAAAATAAAATTGTTTACCAGAACACAGATGAAATTAAGAATGGCACCTTTGAGACAGATATAAAACCGGATACGGACTTGAATCGATTTGGTGTCATTTATCGTGTGCAAGATTCTTCCGCATATTCCTATGTTGGAACAGGAGACAGGAACAATCAGTATTTCCATGAGATTTTTGGACCGAATAATAAATGGACTTCTATGACAAAGGGAACTCCATTGAAGGCTGGTCAAACATACCATTTGCGTGTCCGTTTTATCGATAATTCAGCAACTCTGTACATTAATGATGAAAAGATGGGTTCCTGGTCGCAGTCAGGGGGCGTGGATGAGGCAGGCTTAATCGGACTTGAGAAAAGCCGCGGAGCAGCAAATATTACCATATCAAATGTCAGCATCTCAGAATACACCCCGCCGGAACCCCCTGAAACAGATCCGGTAAAAAGTACGTTAAGCTCGGACTATATGGATGTCACGATCGATGAAGTTTTTCCAAGGGTCATGAACTACACAGTCGGCAACCGGGTCATGAATGGACAAACGACTCCTGTGTATGGTTTGAAAGTTAATAATATGCTGTATTACCCGGAAGTTGAATTTGAAAAAGTCAGTGATCAGGAGGCGATATATACATTAAAAGTTAAAGATGAATTCGCCGGTCTTGATGCTGAATTTACGCTTTCGTTACAAGTGGACGGCAACCATGTTATTTACAGTTTCGATGAAATTACAAACAATGGCGATGCCGTGATTGAGAAGATTCAATTCGCCGATATGAATTTTATATCTGTTAATGCATCGCAGTCCGGTGCAAAGGCTAAACTCACGAATTTGAGCAGTGACGTGACCAAACCGGGAGATGTCAGTGTGAAAGTAGACGAATCCATGAAGAACATCGGCTCTTCCAAAGGATACTATACTGCCTTTTTGTCCACGGATGGTTTAAGTGCAGGTGTATGGTCAAGTTCGGAGGTGAATGGCTATCATAAATTGATTGCCAGCCGATATACAAATGAAAATGGTGACAAAGCAATCGGAATTGGATCAAATTCTTTATTCTATCACAGGGAATTTATGCCGAAGCCATCGTCTAATAAACCTGTCGTTAAGATTGCAATTGCCAAGGATATTAACAATGACAATACGGTTGACTGGCAAGATAGTGCCATTGAATATCGCGATATTATGCAGGATATAAAAGGCTGGGAAAAAGTCAATAATCTTATCGGCTACCGGATTGCGATGAATTTTGGTTCGCAGGCACAACAACCATTTTTAAAGACCCTCGATAATATTAAAAAGGTTGCACTTTCGACAGATGGATTGGGACAAGCTGTTCTTTTAAAAGGATATGCAAGTGAGGGACATGACAGTGCCCATCCCGATTACGGCGATGTCGGCGAGCGCATGGGAGGTAAAGAAGATTTAAATACGCTCATCCGGGAAGCACACAATTTTAATACATCGATTGGTGTTCATATTAATGCGCAGGAAGCATATCCGGAAGCGGATGCGTTCAGTGAAAAACTAATCAACAGCCCGCAGGCAAAAGGCTGGGGCTGGCTGGATCAGGCATATACGATTGATAAGATTTGGGATTTGGCTTCCGGTTCACGGGCTGAACGAATGGATAAATTAAAAGCCGCTGCACCAGGCCTTGATTTTATCTATCTTGATGTTTGGTATCAAGATCAATGGGAGTCCAATCGGGTAGCAGAACAGATTATGGAAAGAGGCTGGAGAGTAACGACGGAATTCGGCACATCCATACCAAATTATTCGACATGGCAGCATTGGGCGGTTGATAAAAATTACGGCGGACCGGCGAGCAAGGGAATTAACTCAACGGTATTGCGGTTTATCAGCAACCATCAGAAAGATTCTTGGGTACTGAATTGGCCTGAAGCAGGCGGCACTGCGGATCATCCGCTGCTTGGCGGATTCCAGCTTGCAGGCTTCGAAGGCTGGCAGTCGGATAAAAATTATGACCATTTCATCCGCAAGACATTTAACGTTAATTTACCGACGAAGTTTTTACAAAAATACTATATCACCGATTGGGAAAAGGTTGAAGGTGACCCAACGGAAACGAACCTTTCGAAGCAGATTACGTTAAAAGATCCAAGCAATGGGGATAAAGTAGTTGTTACAAGAAAAGACAATTCTCGTGAGCGGATTATTACGTTGAACGGCAATGTTGTACTTGATGGTCATAAATACCTGATTCCATGGATAGAACAGGATTTTGAAACACCGACACCTGAATCCAATAAGTTATACCATTGGAATGCAGCGGGTGGAGAGTCAACTTGGACACTGCCTGATGAATATAAAGGTGTTGACAGTCTGAAGGTGTATAAACTGACTGATCAAGGCAGAACAGATATGCAGGAAGTTGACGTGGTTAATAATCAAATTACATTGAATGCTGAAGCTGAGACACCGTATGTTGTAGTAAAGGAAGGCAATGACGGTCCTGAGGTTGATAAATGGAGTACAGGCAACCATGTTCATGATTCCGGGTTTAACACCGGAACAGTGGACGACAGATTCACAAATATTAAAGGGGATAAAGAAGCCGTTGATGTGAAGCGCACCAGTAAAAACGGTGATGCCCGCAATTTAAGCAGCGGTGACTACTATTTGAATATTGACAGCCCGTCAGAGAAAACGACTGTAACTAGAAAACTGACTGATTTGGAGCATGGCAAAGATTATGTTGCCGAAGTATATGTTGAGAATAAAAGTGATGCAAAAGCTTCCATTTCCGTTAAAAGCGGAAGAGAACGTGTGAGCAACTTTACTTTGCGAAGTCTGCAAAAAAATTACGTGAAGGCTGATTCACATGCGACAAATGATGGTTACAACAGTAAAATGCAGCGGATGCAGGTAAGTTTTACAGCCACAGGCAAAAACGCGAAACTGACGTTGAGCAGAGAAGCTGGTGAAGGCAGTACGGAATTTGATGACATTCGAATTGTCCAAAAGTCACTTGATAATCATGTCTCGGAAGATGTTTTCCAGCAAGATTTCGAAACGGTTGTCCAAGGCATTTATCCGTTCGTAATCGGAAATACGGAAGGTGTGCAGGATAACCGGATTCATCTATCGGAATTGCATGCACCATATACGCAAAAAGGCTGGGCAGGAAAACTGGTGGATGACGTTATCGATGGAAATTGGTCGTTGAAGGTAAATACCGGAGCAAACGGTTTGGTGTACCGGACTATACCACAGCATTTCCATTTTGAGCCGGGTGTGACCTACAAAGTTAGTTTTGACTATCAGACTACAGCCGATTCATACAGGTTCATTTCCGGCGATCAGGCAATTGATGTGCATCAAATCGAGAATGCGGAAGGCCTTACATCGAATGAATTGCTGTCATCTTCAACGAAAACAAAAACAGCGTCATTCATGATTACCGGTTCTGAAAACGGCCAAACCTATATCGGGATTTTTAATGATGGAACACAGGTTAATATGCATACCGGAAAAGGTACATTTATTTTGGATAATTTGCGTATTGAAGAAACAGGGGTATCAGATGTATCCGACATCATATCCATAATCAATGAATTGGATAAGGACGGTGCATTCAATAACGACAAAACAGTTCATGCGCTGAAGGTCCATTTAAGACCAATTAAACAATTGGAGAAAAATGAACTAGCTGATAAGGTAGTGAAACATTTAAAAAAATATAAGGAACTTCTAAATCAGAAAAAAGAAGAGGGGTTTATGACCAATTTGGCCTATAAATCTCTTATGGATTCTACAAGCACCTTGATGAATGAATGGCAGCAGTGA
- the rpiB gene encoding ribose 5-phosphate isomerase B encodes MKIGIGADHNGYELKEQIKKFIQETMNQEVVDYGCHSCDTIDYPDVAFKVSKAITDGELERGILICGTGLGVAIAANKYPGIRAATCHDTYSAERAQLSNNAQIIAMGSQIIGVEVGKKVVEAYLNVSWAEGSKRKVDKITEKEKEFTGIDFSGSTPKCS; translated from the coding sequence ATGAAAATTGGTATCGGTGCGGACCATAATGGTTATGAATTAAAGGAACAGATTAAAAAGTTTATTCAAGAAACAATGAATCAGGAAGTCGTGGACTATGGATGTCATTCGTGTGATACAATTGATTATCCGGATGTCGCGTTCAAGGTTTCGAAGGCAATAACGGATGGGGAACTGGAACGGGGAATCCTGATTTGCGGAACGGGTTTAGGTGTTGCCATTGCAGCCAATAAATATCCTGGAATTCGTGCAGCAACTTGTCATGATACGTATTCGGCAGAAAGGGCTCAGTTAAGTAATAACGCCCAAATCATTGCAATGGGATCTCAAATTATTGGGGTTGAAGTTGGGAAAAAAGTTGTTGAAGCATATTTAAACGTTTCATGGGCGGAAGGTTCTAAACGCAAGGTGGATAAAATTACCGAAAAGGAAAAAGAGTTTACTGGGATTGACTTTTCAGGGTCAACACCTAAATGCAGTTGA
- a CDS encoding MFS transporter, with the protein MTNLAHGGSFLDKIGIPSHLAWGYLGVLIFMMGDGLELAWISPYLVDQGLSVQQAAFLTTAYGVTIAIAAWFSGVLVEAIGPRKTMLMGLVLYIIGHCLFVGLAIPKLNYALMIPTYALRGFGYPLFAYAFLVWITYRTPKHQLGTAVGWFWFVFTGGLSVLGSYFSSWSIQLFGHIQTLWFAIVWVLIGAFFALVVNRDKFEIKEQRDKTKAAFKFKELLNGITILKREPKVTIAGIVRIINQASQYAFPLFLPIYLADQGISTTVWLNIWGTIFVSNIAFNLIFGYVGDKFGWRNTVTWFGSVGCGVFTIMLFYTPAVFTGNVVLVSIIGILWGACLAGFVPLSALTPSLVGDGDKGAAMSILNLGAGLCVFVGPAIVTMFYGFVGTQGLIWILAGLYFVAAILTRVLKMPEEEIVNTEIKEKASPSV; encoded by the coding sequence ATGACAAATCTGGCACATGGTGGAAGCTTTTTGGATAAAATCGGTATCCCTTCACACCTGGCATGGGGTTATCTTGGTGTATTGATTTTTATGATGGGGGATGGGCTGGAACTTGCCTGGATCAGTCCTTATCTTGTTGATCAGGGGCTTTCTGTTCAACAAGCTGCATTCCTTACGACCGCTTATGGTGTAACAATTGCTATTGCAGCATGGTTTTCAGGTGTATTAGTGGAGGCAATCGGTCCTAGAAAAACAATGCTTATGGGGCTGGTCTTGTATATCATTGGACATTGTCTGTTTGTTGGATTGGCGATACCTAAACTGAATTACGCGCTTATGATTCCAACCTATGCGCTCCGTGGGTTTGGGTATCCGTTATTTGCCTATGCGTTTTTGGTTTGGATAACATACAGAACTCCAAAGCATCAACTGGGGACGGCAGTAGGCTGGTTTTGGTTTGTTTTCACGGGCGGGTTAAGTGTTCTTGGTTCCTATTTTTCCAGTTGGTCGATTCAACTTTTCGGTCACATCCAGACATTATGGTTTGCTATTGTATGGGTGTTAATTGGCGCCTTTTTCGCACTTGTGGTGAATCGTGATAAATTTGAAATTAAGGAACAACGTGATAAAACAAAAGCTGCATTCAAATTTAAGGAATTATTGAATGGGATAACGATATTAAAAAGAGAACCAAAAGTGACTATTGCAGGCATCGTCCGCATTATCAATCAGGCTTCACAATATGCTTTCCCTTTATTTCTGCCAATCTATCTGGCTGATCAGGGGATAAGTACAACAGTATGGTTGAACATTTGGGGAACCATTTTTGTTTCCAATATCGCATTCAACCTGATATTTGGTTATGTCGGCGATAAATTCGGCTGGAGAAATACGGTAACATGGTTCGGATCTGTAGGATGTGGAGTATTTACCATTATGTTGTTCTATACACCGGCAGTATTTACAGGCAATGTTGTTCTTGTCAGTATCATCGGCATATTGTGGGGAGCATGTCTTGCAGGATTTGTACCTTTATCTGCCCTAACGCCATCACTGGTGGGTGACGGTGATAAGGGTGCCGCAATGTCCATTTTAAATCTCGGTGCCGGATTATGTGTATTTGTCGGTCCGGCAATTGTTACGATGTTCTATGGCTTTGTCGGAACACAGGGGTTGATATGGATTTTGGCAGGTTTATATTTTGTAGCCGCCATATTAACAAGAGTTTTAAAGATGCCGGAAGAAGAAATTGTGAATACAGAAATAAAAGAAAAGGCAAGTCCATCTGTTTGA
- a CDS encoding dihydroxyacetone kinase subunit DhaK, with protein sequence MKKLINDSRNVVEEMVDGYAKAHPEYIKQLNENDRSLVTVRKTRENKVGILIGGGSGHEPAFMGYVGDGMADGAAVGNIFASPSPDPILETTKAIDKGAGVVYLYGNYAGDIMNFGMAAEMADLEEDIQIESVVAKDDVASAPKEKKEERRGIAGELFVYKAAGAASDFGYNLEEVTRVAKKANENTRSMGVGLSPCSLPQTGEPSFELGESEMEIGLGHHGEPGIEKGPLETADKVADRLVNDIQADIELKKDDEVAVLVNGLGSTPRMELYIVFRRVEEILTERGIKIYRSYVGDYITSLEMSGCSVTLMKLDDELRKTIDHPVDCPMFVQK encoded by the coding sequence ATGAAAAAATTAATAAACGACTCAAGAAATGTAGTTGAAGAAATGGTTGATGGATACGCCAAAGCACATCCGGAATATATCAAACAACTGAACGAAAATGACAGGTCTTTGGTGACGGTCAGAAAAACCAGGGAAAATAAGGTAGGGATATTGATTGGCGGCGGTTCCGGTCATGAACCAGCCTTCATGGGGTACGTCGGCGACGGCATGGCTGATGGGGCAGCGGTCGGCAACATTTTTGCTTCACCTTCCCCGGATCCTATTTTGGAGACTACAAAGGCGATTGACAAAGGGGCAGGAGTGGTCTATCTATATGGAAACTATGCCGGGGATATTATGAATTTTGGGATGGCGGCTGAAATGGCAGACTTGGAAGAGGATATCCAAATAGAATCTGTCGTTGCAAAAGACGATGTTGCTTCTGCTCCAAAAGAGAAGAAAGAGGAACGCAGAGGTATTGCCGGGGAACTTTTTGTATATAAGGCTGCAGGCGCTGCGTCTGATTTCGGGTATAATCTTGAGGAAGTGACCCGGGTAGCAAAAAAGGCTAATGAAAACACTCGATCCATGGGCGTCGGTCTTTCCCCTTGTTCATTGCCGCAAACTGGTGAACCGAGTTTTGAATTGGGTGAAAGTGAGATGGAGATTGGATTGGGTCATCACGGTGAGCCAGGTATTGAGAAGGGACCTCTGGAAACAGCGGATAAGGTGGCAGACCGTCTCGTCAATGATATTCAGGCTGATATCGAACTGAAAAAGGATGATGAAGTTGCTGTTCTGGTAAATGGACTTGGCTCAACCCCAAGAATGGAATTATATATTGTATTCAGAAGAGTGGAAGAAATATTAACCGAACGTGGTATTAAAATTTACCGCTCATATGTTGGTGACTATATTACATCACTCGAAATGAGCGGGTGTTCTGTTACGTTAATGAAGCTGGACGATGAACTAAGGAAAACAATCGATCATCCGGTAGATTGTCCAATGTTTGTTCAAAAATAG
- the dhaL gene encoding dihydroxyacetone kinase subunit DhaL, producing MEFSACEFIHFFNSVADKMEDNKDYLCELDRKLGDGDHGVTMSIGWQAVDEKLKGELVNEEDCGKINMIVGKTFLNAVGSSVGPLYATGFMRGAKIIKGKTVVDDRALIDYWIAFGKGVQERGQAKKGDKTMVDTFVPFVDALETGREEDFLHVFQKAVVSAEEGMNHTKELISKKGRSSRLGDRSIGVQDPGATSAYLILAAFYDFVESKSKKISESTI from the coding sequence ATGGAATTTTCAGCATGCGAATTCATACATTTTTTTAACAGCGTGGCAGATAAAATGGAGGATAATAAGGATTACCTATGTGAACTGGATCGAAAATTAGGTGATGGGGATCACGGCGTTACAATGTCAATCGGCTGGCAAGCTGTGGATGAAAAACTGAAAGGCGAATTGGTTAACGAAGAAGATTGCGGGAAAATTAATATGATTGTCGGGAAAACTTTCTTAAATGCGGTTGGTTCATCTGTTGGACCATTATATGCAACCGGATTTATGAGGGGAGCAAAAATAATAAAGGGAAAAACTGTTGTGGATGACCGGGCGTTAATTGATTATTGGATTGCTTTTGGAAAAGGTGTTCAGGAACGTGGGCAGGCGAAAAAAGGTGATAAAACGATGGTTGATACCTTTGTCCCTTTTGTGGATGCACTTGAAACAGGAAGGGAAGAGGATTTTTTGCATGTATTTCAAAAAGCGGTTGTTTCTGCAGAAGAAGGTATGAACCACACAAAAGAACTCATCTCAAAAAAAGGTCGTTCCAGCCGTCTCGGAGACAGATCAATTGGTGTGCAGGATCCGGGGGCAACTTCGGCATATTTAATTTTAGCAGCATTTTATGACTTTGTGGAATCGAAAAGTAAAAAAATAAGCGAATCAACTATTTAA